A part of Puniceicoccaceae bacterium genomic DNA contains:
- the secD gene encoding protein translocase subunit SecD produces MITKTLWKLGISLAILVWSVISFLPFNDIDFSTYLSKHVSAHQEEFNQILDAAEQRVEAGEVPSVYIALRQLGDQEETDFAKYFPHVNLRDIRNLSHRNEVLLKYLYGKSKGKLKRGLDLEGGVSFTLAMSQPAGESGDAYLRQEELSKAIDIMANRIDGLGVSEPLIRAVGDNRIEVQMPGLDLRQNPDVVDAVKKPARLEFKLVHRTEFPNPNNPNESSPPGYVRMVQEIEDPATGDITFVPYFIKRIPEATGDILDQAFPAMNQTGGYEIRLSFTSEGADRFAELTGRIAQENQEIYSQTGRQSTGQLAIVLDGKLYSAPTVRERIGGGSAVISGNFSQREAIELANVLNNPLAVELEVAEMSEVGPSLAQDARDASVKAALLGAALVVGFMILYYWLAGLAAVIAVSCNIIILIGILASLGATMTLPGVAALVLTIGMAVDANILIFERIREELQAGKSPSVALKGGFDKALSTIVDANVTTMITAVILIYLGTGPVKGFGVTLAIGIGASMFCALVISRLVLDVLVDGIKVKRILGLNLIGRTNIDFLKLRVPAFVISWSIVLFGSGWLVFHHEHIFGIDFVGGDELTVGYQEQVSMAEFQDIAQKGNFGEVNAIYQNLIGDDTSLIKVQTEPNRGVEYFEALSLAFPDRGLELLGETQIGASVSGEIQRKAILSITIALIGILLYVAVRFEVGYGVGAVVATVHDVLMTLGIFVLFGGQFTSPMIAAVLMILGYSINDTIVVFDRIREELGLNPDASLWDVIRMSINRVLARTVLTSLTTLLAALVLFIFGAGVIKDFAFVFMVGILTGTFSSIFIASPIFYWWHKGDRKHVEEREILPKYDWQASSKSAEE; encoded by the coding sequence ATGATAACAAAAACGCTTTGGAAACTAGGCATATCGCTCGCGATACTGGTCTGGTCGGTCATCAGTTTCCTTCCTTTCAATGATATTGACTTCTCGACCTACCTGTCGAAGCACGTCAGTGCACACCAGGAGGAGTTTAATCAGATTCTTGATGCCGCCGAACAGCGGGTGGAAGCCGGGGAAGTGCCTTCAGTTTACATCGCGCTGCGCCAACTCGGCGATCAGGAAGAGACTGACTTTGCGAAATATTTTCCTCACGTGAATTTGCGTGACATTCGCAACCTCAGTCACCGCAACGAGGTTTTGCTGAAATACCTGTATGGGAAGTCAAAAGGGAAGTTGAAGCGTGGACTCGATCTTGAGGGCGGGGTTTCGTTCACCCTTGCAATGAGTCAGCCTGCCGGGGAGTCTGGGGATGCATACCTTCGCCAGGAGGAACTTTCCAAGGCAATCGACATCATGGCCAACCGTATCGATGGTTTGGGGGTATCGGAACCGCTCATCCGTGCTGTGGGTGACAACCGCATCGAAGTACAAATGCCCGGCCTGGACCTGCGTCAGAATCCAGATGTGGTTGACGCTGTGAAAAAGCCAGCTCGCCTGGAGTTCAAACTGGTCCACCGCACCGAATTTCCCAATCCCAACAATCCCAACGAATCTTCCCCTCCCGGATATGTTCGCATGGTGCAGGAGATTGAAGATCCCGCAACGGGAGACATCACCTTTGTTCCCTATTTCATCAAGCGGATTCCCGAGGCCACTGGCGATATTCTGGATCAGGCATTTCCGGCCATGAACCAGACAGGTGGTTACGAGATTCGTCTCAGTTTTACGTCGGAAGGTGCAGACCGTTTTGCTGAACTCACCGGACGCATTGCACAGGAAAATCAGGAAATTTACAGTCAGACTGGACGCCAAAGCACCGGACAGCTGGCAATTGTGCTGGACGGAAAACTCTACAGTGCTCCGACTGTGCGCGAGCGCATCGGTGGCGGCAGTGCCGTGATTTCGGGCAACTTTTCGCAGCGCGAGGCGATTGAACTGGCCAACGTGCTCAACAATCCGCTGGCGGTGGAACTTGAGGTTGCCGAAATGTCGGAAGTCGGACCCTCGCTTGCGCAGGATGCACGAGATGCCAGCGTGAAGGCGGCACTTCTGGGTGCTGCACTTGTGGTAGGATTCATGATCCTTTATTACTGGCTGGCAGGTCTGGCGGCAGTGATCGCAGTGAGCTGTAATATCATCATCCTCATTGGCATTCTTGCGAGCCTTGGTGCCACCATGACGCTTCCGGGAGTGGCCGCGCTGGTATTGACGATCGGCATGGCCGTGGATGCGAACATTCTCATCTTCGAGCGTATTCGCGAAGAACTCCAGGCGGGCAAGAGTCCATCGGTTGCATTGAAGGGTGGTTTTGACAAGGCACTTTCCACCATCGTGGACGCAAACGTTACCACGATGATCACTGCGGTGATTTTGATCTACCTGGGCACCGGGCCGGTGAAGGGATTTGGGGTCACGTTGGCGATTGGTATTGGTGCTTCCATGTTTTGCGCCTTGGTGATCAGTCGTCTGGTACTCGATGTGCTGGTGGATGGTATCAAGGTAAAGCGCATCCTCGGCTTGAACCTGATCGGTCGGACGAATATCGATTTTCTCAAGCTGCGAGTGCCTGCATTCGTGATTTCATGGAGCATCGTGCTGTTCGGTTCCGGGTGGCTGGTCTTCCACCACGAGCATATTTTTGGTATCGACTTTGTGGGGGGAGATGAACTGACCGTGGGATATCAGGAACAAGTTTCCATGGCGGAGTTTCAGGATATTGCGCAAAAGGGAAATTTTGGTGAGGTCAATGCGATCTATCAGAATCTGATTGGGGACGACACCTCCCTGATCAAGGTGCAAACCGAACCCAACCGAGGTGTTGAATACTTTGAGGCGTTGTCCCTCGCGTTTCCCGACCGTGGACTTGAACTTTTGGGTGAAACCCAGATCGGTGCATCGGTGAGCGGGGAAATCCAGCGCAAGGCGATCCTGTCAATCACCATCGCCCTGATCGGCATTTTGCTCTATGTCGCTGTGCGTTTTGAGGTGGGATATGGTGTCGGTGCAGTTGTTGCGACGGTTCATGACGTTCTCATGACACTCGGGATCTTTGTACTTTTCGGTGGCCAGTTTACTTCACCGATGATTGCGGCCGTGCTGATGATTCTCGGGTATTCAATCAATGATACCATTGTGGTCTTTGACCGCATTCGTGAGGAACTTGGACTCAACCCCGATGCATCGCTTTGGGATGTGATTCGAATGTCAATCAATCGGGTGCTCGCCCGCACCGTACTGACCAGTTTGACCACGCTGCTGGCCGCCCTGGTTCTCTTCATTTTTGGTGCAGGGGTGATCAAGGATTTTGCCTTCGTGTTCATGGTGGGCATTCTCACTGGAACCTTTTCTTCCATCTTCATTGCCAGCCCGATCTTTTACTGGTGGCACAAGGGGGATCGCAAGCATGTCGAAGAGCGGGAAATTCTTCCCAAATACGATTGGCAGGCGTCTTCCAAAAGCGCTGAAGAATGA
- the yajC gene encoding preprotein translocase subunit YajC, which translates to MIGSFDILQSSIFLAQQGAPASQPNPMFQIGFIVLLFGGMYFLLIAPQRKKQNEHEKMVKELKAGDEVMTASGIFGKVTSVKNDRIVVSIAENTKVEMNPSYVHQKIVRTSTEKKS; encoded by the coding sequence ATGATTGGTTCATTCGATATTCTACAGTCCAGCATTTTTCTGGCACAGCAGGGAGCACCTGCTTCACAACCCAACCCCATGTTTCAGATCGGTTTCATTGTGCTGCTTTTCGGAGGCATGTATTTTCTGCTGATTGCACCTCAACGCAAGAAGCAGAATGAGCACGAAAAAATGGTGAAGGAACTTAAGGCAGGTGACGAAGTGATGACTGCATCGGGAATTTTTGGCAAGGTTACCAGTGTCAAGAATGACCGGATCGTGGTGTCGATTGCTGAAAACACCAAGGTTGAGATGAATCCTTCCTACGTGCATCAGAAGATTGTGCGCACCAGTACCGAGAAAAAGTCCTGA
- the lgt gene encoding prolipoprotein diacylglyceryl transferase, with the protein MNAMLETSRAVNYWTHDLSPFLVQFPDAWPWPLGGNGIRWYGLAYIAGFAIAYLLLLWYHRKKQSPYGAASVADLATYLILGVMIGGRLGFMLFYDFELWLHEPLSIFQIWRGGMSSHGGMIGVTIAAILFARQRQQSAWQIGDLIVTITPPGLMLGRLANFMNGELWGNPTTVPWAVIFPEADGLPRHPSQLYQAATEGLLLFCYIQLRFWGKLGPRPLPGQLIGEFLIAYSIVRIGCEFFREPDASLILGFSRGQFYSIGTLIAGVIVIGVLVIRKRSISGQ; encoded by the coding sequence ATGAATGCCATGCTCGAAACGTCCCGCGCAGTCAACTACTGGACTCACGACCTGAGTCCCTTTCTGGTTCAATTTCCGGACGCTTGGCCCTGGCCTCTAGGCGGCAACGGTATCCGGTGGTACGGACTAGCCTACATCGCCGGATTTGCCATCGCTTACCTGCTCTTGCTCTGGTATCACCGAAAAAAGCAGTCTCCCTACGGAGCCGCAAGCGTGGCAGATCTCGCAACCTATCTGATTCTCGGAGTGATGATTGGAGGGCGATTGGGGTTCATGCTGTTTTACGACTTCGAGTTATGGCTGCACGAACCGCTTTCGATTTTCCAAATCTGGCGCGGCGGCATGTCCAGCCACGGTGGAATGATCGGGGTCACCATTGCGGCGATTCTCTTTGCACGCCAACGCCAACAGAGCGCCTGGCAAATCGGAGACCTGATTGTGACCATCACTCCACCTGGACTCATGCTCGGACGGCTTGCCAATTTCATGAACGGCGAACTCTGGGGTAACCCCACAACGGTGCCATGGGCGGTGATTTTTCCTGAGGCTGATGGATTGCCCCGACATCCCTCCCAGCTCTATCAGGCCGCTACTGAGGGGCTACTGCTGTTCTGCTACATCCAGCTGCGATTCTGGGGCAAATTGGGTCCTCGCCCGCTTCCTGGGCAATTGATCGGGGAATTTCTCATCGCCTATTCAATAGTGCGCATTGGCTGCGAGTTTTTCCGCGAGCCGGATGCCTCGCTGATCCTGGGATTTTCCCGAGGTCAGTTCTATTCCATCGGAACCCTGATCGCAGGAGTGATCGTCATCGGCGTTCTTGTCATCCGCAAGCGATCAATCTCCGGTCAGTAG
- a CDS encoding universal stress protein — protein MHAVWLGDRVGAQRLIVTHIADVSKYQVPVVNELGAGIGLQPCNGLFSEIHKQEQDLLEELERRVKQVLQETPWRDRFDFVVGRGRPSEALNPSGVGYSHVVFGKRGDSFSYDQEHLGANLGRFLRHAQVPCLLSSRRWEPIRKVACVLADDQKWRFVMDVFQRDLDPTGLQVHLMHTFEDGIPGEIEASVPGLQRAGAEVLIEKLQGSKDETVIEAVQRIRADLLVIGASRGGHLFHGLGTPIGKSIIRDCRIPILLCQSRD, from the coding sequence ATGCATGCTGTCTGGCTGGGAGACAGGGTGGGTGCTCAGCGCCTGATCGTGACTCATATTGCGGATGTTTCGAAGTATCAAGTTCCTGTGGTGAATGAGCTGGGTGCTGGAATCGGTTTGCAACCTTGCAATGGATTGTTCAGTGAGATCCACAAACAGGAGCAGGATCTCCTGGAAGAGTTGGAACGACGTGTGAAGCAGGTGCTTCAGGAAACCCCGTGGCGGGACCGATTTGATTTTGTCGTCGGGCGAGGACGTCCCTCGGAAGCATTGAACCCCAGCGGAGTAGGCTATTCTCATGTGGTTTTTGGCAAGCGTGGTGACAGTTTCTCCTACGATCAGGAGCACCTTGGTGCAAACCTGGGACGTTTTCTCCGGCATGCACAGGTACCCTGTCTGCTTTCATCACGCCGATGGGAACCCATTCGTAAGGTTGCCTGTGTGCTCGCCGATGACCAGAAATGGAGATTTGTAATGGATGTGTTTCAGCGTGATCTCGATCCGACTGGCCTTCAGGTTCACCTGATGCACACCTTCGAAGATGGGATTCCGGGTGAAATCGAAGCCAGTGTTCCGGGGTTGCAGCGGGCAGGTGCCGAGGTTCTGATTGAGAAACTCCAGGGTTCGAAAGATGAAACGGTCATTGAGGCTGTTCAACGAATCCGGGCAGATCTCCTTGTCATTGGTGCGAGTCGGGGTGGTCACTTGTTTCACGGGTTGGGTACACCCATTGGAAAATCCATTATTCGGGACTGTCGCATCCCCATCCTGCTCTGTCAAAGCCGCGACTGA
- a CDS encoding glucose-1-phosphate adenylyltransferase: MRSRIISIVLGGGRGTRLYPLTQPRCKPAVPLAGKYRLVDIPISNCLNSGLNEIYVLTQFNTASLHRHIQATYSFDPFSGGLVDILSAEQTEKGDNWYQGTADAVRQNLIHFGAGKKDLILILSGDQLYRMDFRELIEHHRACGADATIAATPIPEAEVSGFGLMKSNDDFSISSFVEKPTDPAVINEYLVSQKLLQTVGRDSSERACLASMGIYLFNAPVLIDALDSEHTDFGKEIIPDLLGKKKLRSFIFDGYWEDIGTVAAFFEANLKLTDENPPFDFFDPHDRIFTRARFLPASVIINSTVDRAMIADGCIIRGAEIRRSVVGVRSIVGENVKFTNVVMMGNDSYEDESDYEGKAVRGIPRLGVGNNCVITNAIIDKNARLGDNVILSPEGKDDGQYPNGITIRDGILMVAKDAIVPANTHF, from the coding sequence ATGAGATCTCGCATCATCAGTATCGTTCTTGGAGGCGGACGTGGCACGCGGCTATACCCTCTCACCCAGCCCCGTTGTAAACCTGCGGTGCCGCTTGCCGGGAAATACCGGTTGGTGGATATACCGATCAGCAATTGCCTGAACTCGGGACTGAATGAAATTTACGTGTTGACGCAGTTTAATACGGCTTCGCTGCACCGTCACATTCAGGCGACCTACTCCTTTGATCCGTTTAGCGGTGGTTTGGTGGACATCCTGTCGGCAGAGCAAACGGAAAAGGGGGACAACTGGTATCAAGGGACAGCTGATGCGGTGCGACAGAATCTGATCCACTTTGGTGCGGGCAAGAAGGACCTGATCCTGATTCTATCCGGTGACCAGCTCTACCGCATGGATTTTCGCGAATTGATCGAACACCACCGCGCATGTGGTGCGGATGCGACGATCGCAGCAACTCCGATTCCCGAAGCAGAAGTATCGGGGTTTGGCCTGATGAAATCGAACGATGATTTCAGCATCAGTTCATTTGTCGAAAAACCGACCGATCCTGCAGTGATCAATGAGTATCTCGTAAGCCAGAAATTACTGCAAACCGTGGGTCGGGATTCATCCGAGCGCGCTTGCCTGGCCTCAATGGGGATCTATCTCTTCAATGCTCCGGTATTGATCGATGCACTCGACTCGGAGCACACGGATTTTGGGAAGGAAATCATCCCGGATCTGTTGGGGAAGAAAAAACTGCGGAGTTTCATCTTTGATGGGTACTGGGAAGACATCGGAACTGTAGCGGCGTTTTTTGAGGCAAATCTCAAGCTTACGGATGAAAATCCGCCTTTCGATTTTTTTGATCCGCATGACCGCATTTTCACACGTGCGCGGTTTTTGCCTGCATCGGTGATCATCAACAGCACTGTGGACCGAGCCATGATTGCAGACGGTTGCATCATCCGTGGTGCAGAGATTCGGCGCAGTGTAGTCGGTGTTCGCAGTATTGTGGGGGAGAATGTGAAGTTCACCAATGTTGTGATGATGGGCAATGACAGCTATGAAGACGAGTCGGATTATGAAGGCAAGGCTGTGCGCGGAATTCCTCGGCTGGGGGTTGGCAACAACTGTGTGATCACGAATGCGATCATCGACAAAAATGCGCGACTGGGGGATAATGTGATATTGAGTCCTGAGGGGAAAGATGATGGGCAATATCCGAATGGGATCACCATTCGCGATGGCATTCTGATGGTTGCGAAGGACGCAATCGTGCCCGCAAACACCCACTTCTGA
- a CDS encoding diadenylate cyclase, translated as MRFDRLISQNRIIDIKSKDLRGAFTELIESFNIQESKTLTKRRILNDLLDREKTRTTYLGDGVAIPYARINWTRGYGVAIGRCAEGLSHDSPSEYGKVRIIVLLLVHEKARNYVRVLSDFAQIIREESIIDSLLFADSLQEFRKVVKQVFSGVTKHPQIEYSRINRNIMKEAEKIAQMSQCTSIMIFGDTFSSSFFELGVDIKGLKTVLISPGKSDYSGNLPKMDHIIPLRSYSNTRLSQMRSAFIIALGKGVFNTEEVVCCVGGVPKSNLLDTIIVVDVDKEFQTLIPGKSNVIPPGVQVEVLERVLTIATELSMEGREGKPVGALFVIGDSEVVMEHAQPLLLNPFFGYSEDERNVLNPFMDETVKELSSIDGAFVIRGNGVLESAGSLLRPTKYPQNLPSGLGSRHAAAAGITLSFKCVAIVVSSSTGHVSLFSGGDMITLTEKKIGGNF; from the coding sequence ATGCGCTTCGATCGACTCATTTCCCAAAACCGAATCATCGACATCAAATCCAAAGATTTGAGGGGAGCATTTACCGAGCTGATCGAGTCTTTCAACATACAGGAGTCCAAAACACTCACGAAGCGGCGCATCTTGAACGATCTGCTCGACCGCGAAAAAACACGCACCACCTATCTCGGTGATGGCGTCGCGATTCCCTACGCCCGCATTAACTGGACGCGCGGTTACGGCGTGGCAATCGGACGCTGTGCGGAGGGTCTCAGCCATGACAGTCCCAGTGAGTATGGAAAAGTCCGCATCATCGTACTCCTTCTCGTGCATGAAAAAGCGCGCAACTATGTGCGCGTTCTCTCAGACTTTGCCCAGATCATCCGAGAGGAATCCATCATCGATTCCCTGCTTTTTGCAGATTCGCTTCAGGAATTCCGCAAGGTCGTCAAACAAGTTTTCAGCGGAGTCACCAAACACCCGCAGATCGAATACTCGCGCATCAACCGCAACATCATGAAAGAAGCGGAAAAGATAGCGCAAATGTCACAGTGCACCTCGATCATGATTTTTGGAGATACCTTCAGTTCTTCCTTTTTTGAATTGGGTGTCGATATCAAGGGCCTCAAAACCGTGCTGATCTCACCCGGAAAATCCGACTACTCGGGAAATCTGCCAAAGATGGACCATATCATCCCCCTGAGAAGCTACTCCAATACCCGGCTTTCCCAGATGCGCAGTGCATTCATTATCGCGCTCGGAAAGGGTGTATTCAACACAGAGGAGGTCGTTTGCTGTGTTGGAGGAGTTCCTAAGAGCAATCTGCTCGATACCATCATTGTTGTGGATGTGGACAAGGAGTTTCAGACACTCATTCCAGGCAAGAGCAATGTGATCCCTCCCGGCGTACAGGTCGAGGTGCTTGAGCGCGTTCTCACCATCGCCACCGAATTGTCCATGGAAGGACGGGAGGGCAAACCTGTTGGCGCGCTATTTGTCATCGGGGATTCAGAGGTGGTCATGGAGCACGCTCAGCCCTTACTGCTCAATCCCTTTTTCGGCTACAGCGAAGACGAACGCAATGTGCTCAATCCGTTTATGGATGAAACCGTCAAGGAGCTTTCCAGTATTGATGGCGCCTTTGTGATTCGCGGAAATGGTGTGCTTGAATCCGCAGGCAGTTTACTGCGACCCACCAAATACCCGCAGAATCTGCCGAGCGGCCTCGGGTCACGCCATGCGGCTGCAGCCGGGATCACGCTCAGCTTCAAGTGTGTCGCGATCGTTGTGTCCTCAAGCACGGGTCACGTCAGTCTGTTCAGTGGCGGTGACATGATCACGCTCACTGAAAAGAAGATCGGAGGCAATTTTTAG
- the rpmG gene encoding 50S ribosomal protein L33, with protein MPREHVILECTEARAEGKPPSRYMSTRNKKLTPNRVEKKKYNPHLRRHTVHKEIK; from the coding sequence ATGCCAAGAGAACATGTCATTTTGGAATGCACTGAAGCGCGTGCCGAGGGAAAACCTCCCTCACGCTACATGAGCACCCGCAACAAAAAGCTGACGCCAAACCGGGTCGAAAAGAAGAAATACAACCCGCACCTGCGTCGCCACACGGTGCACAAGGAGATTAAATAA
- a CDS encoding isochorismatase family protein: MKGLGCLLIDLQDCFLKAMPDRFELTNRAAFVLQACKLLEIPVYLSEQVPEKLGGTSEELLRHAPDAYVFAKQTFSSWTDAGFQERLQSDEISHLLIGGIETPICVYQTVIAARADDMPVTLLSDVISCRRPQDAAPVIHTLEQHHTLHLPSETLFYSILAQASHPAFREFTKLVKQYQ, translated from the coding sequence ATGAAAGGGCTCGGTTGTCTGCTGATCGATCTGCAGGATTGTTTTCTGAAAGCAATGCCGGATCGCTTCGAACTGACGAACCGGGCTGCTTTCGTTTTGCAGGCCTGCAAACTGCTCGAGATTCCCGTCTATCTATCGGAACAAGTTCCGGAAAAACTGGGCGGTACTTCTGAAGAACTGCTGCGCCACGCACCTGATGCGTATGTCTTTGCAAAGCAAACCTTCTCCTCGTGGACGGATGCAGGCTTTCAGGAGCGCCTTCAGTCCGACGAAATCTCTCATTTGCTGATCGGTGGGATCGAAACACCGATCTGCGTCTACCAGACAGTCATTGCTGCCAGGGCCGATGACATGCCCGTCACCCTGCTTAGTGATGTGATTTCCTGCCGACGCCCACAGGACGCCGCCCCTGTGATCCACACACTGGAACAGCACCATACGCTGCACCTCCCTAGCGAAACCCTGTTTTATTCAATACTGGCGCAGGCCAGCCATCCCGCATTTCGGGAATTTACGAAACTGGTCAAACAATACCAGTAA
- the gmd gene encoding GDP-mannose 4,6-dehydratase, translating into MKTALITGITGQDGSYLAEQLIEKGYVVHGMIRRSSSFNTGRIDHLYNNPEIHGSKLFLHYGDLTDSSNLNRLLENIGPDEIYNLGAQSHVKVSFEVPEYTAEVDAIGTLRFLDAIKETGLKSKTRLYQASTSELYGKVQEVPQSETTPFYPRSPYAVAKLYGYWIIVNYREAYGIYAVNGILFNHESPRRGETFVTRKITRAAARIALGKQETLVLGNLDAQRDWGYAPEYTEGMWRILQHDTPEDFVLATGEMHTVRDFVRWSFKHVGIDLEFRGSGVEEKGYDRATGKLRVQVSPSYFRPTEVEQLLGNPSKAREKLGWVAETKAERLCEIMVKADFEKVQKRGY; encoded by the coding sequence ATGAAAACCGCACTTATCACAGGTATCACCGGGCAGGATGGTTCCTACCTCGCTGAACAGCTCATTGAAAAAGGGTATGTCGTGCATGGCATGATCCGGCGATCAAGTTCTTTCAATACCGGGCGCATCGATCACCTCTACAACAACCCGGAGATCCATGGATCGAAGCTCTTCCTGCACTACGGTGATTTAACGGATTCGAGCAATCTGAACCGTCTGCTCGAAAACATTGGGCCTGACGAAATCTACAATCTGGGCGCACAGAGTCACGTCAAGGTGTCGTTTGAGGTGCCGGAGTACACGGCCGAGGTTGATGCGATTGGCACGCTGCGGTTTTTGGATGCGATCAAGGAGACTGGATTGAAATCAAAAACACGACTGTATCAGGCATCAACTTCAGAACTTTATGGAAAGGTGCAGGAGGTGCCGCAGTCTGAAACCACTCCGTTTTACCCTCGTTCTCCCTATGCGGTAGCCAAGCTCTACGGATACTGGATCATTGTCAATTACCGTGAAGCCTATGGCATCTATGCCGTCAATGGGATCCTCTTCAACCACGAGTCCCCACGTCGGGGTGAAACCTTTGTCACACGCAAAATCACACGTGCCGCTGCGCGCATTGCTTTGGGAAAACAGGAAACCCTGGTGCTTGGCAATCTGGACGCTCAGCGCGACTGGGGTTACGCGCCAGAGTATACGGAGGGCATGTGGCGGATTTTGCAGCATGATACGCCGGAGGATTTTGTGCTGGCGACAGGAGAAATGCACACCGTTCGTGATTTTGTGCGATGGTCCTTCAAGCACGTCGGCATCGATCTTGAGTTTCGTGGCAGCGGAGTGGAGGAAAAAGGTTACGACCGGGCAACCGGAAAACTGCGTGTGCAGGTCAGTCCCTCCTATTTCCGTCCGACTGAAGTGGAGCAACTGCTGGGAAACCCGAGTAAGGCGAGGGAAAAACTGGGCTGGGTAGCCGAGACCAAGGCGGAACGCCTATGCGAAATCATGGTCAAGGCCGACTTCGAAAAGGTACAGAAGCGCGGTTATTGA
- the purN gene encoding phosphoribosylglycinamide formyltransferase yields MGSTRGSSLVPILAAWKQGRLQCSPELVFSNRKSAGILDKGRDAGIETLWLPVQGRDREDYDREVSAQMEERSMDFILLIGYMRILSPWFVQQWQGRVVNVHPSLLPKYAGMMDIQIHEAVLSAGDAETGCSVHLVNEEVDGGPVLIQKRCAVDKSDTPELLKQRVQALEAASFLELLVSPGHYLKL; encoded by the coding sequence ATGGGTTCAACCCGAGGATCGTCACTGGTCCCGATTCTGGCTGCATGGAAGCAAGGAAGGTTGCAATGCAGTCCCGAGTTGGTGTTCTCCAACAGAAAATCTGCCGGGATATTGGACAAAGGGCGGGATGCAGGGATTGAGACGCTTTGGCTGCCCGTGCAAGGCAGGGATCGGGAGGACTATGACCGCGAGGTGTCTGCGCAAATGGAAGAACGCTCCATGGATTTCATCCTCTTGATTGGTTACATGCGCATCCTAAGTCCGTGGTTTGTGCAGCAGTGGCAGGGCAGGGTTGTGAATGTGCACCCATCCCTGCTTCCCAAATATGCGGGTATGATGGATATACAGATTCACGAGGCGGTTCTGTCCGCAGGTGACGCCGAAACGGGATGCAGTGTTCATCTCGTCAACGAAGAAGTCGATGGTGGGCCGGTTTTGATCCAGAAGCGCTGTGCAGTTGACAAAAGTGACACTCCGGAGTTGCTCAAACAGCGGGTTCAGGCGCTGGAGGCAGCATCGTTTCTGGAGTTGCTGGTATCTCCGGGTCACTATCTGAAGCTTTGA
- the ruvX gene encoding Holliday junction resolvase RuvX, producing the protein MRCLGIDWGSKRWGLSYGDEIGIATPLPAITDATGEAKWEKLAQLIAQRRIDTVVVGYPYNMDGSVGFKAKEVDAFIASFKEQFPQLPVHRVDERLTSQVAGQAWSEKVKREQRRSGKLDSSAAALILQDFLDQELAGSGSLEEWEMDLDD; encoded by the coding sequence ATGCGATGTCTGGGAATCGATTGGGGAAGCAAACGCTGGGGGCTGAGTTACGGCGATGAAATTGGCATTGCAACGCCACTGCCTGCAATCACCGACGCGACTGGCGAAGCCAAATGGGAAAAGCTTGCGCAGCTCATCGCTCAAAGGCGCATCGACACTGTCGTGGTGGGGTATCCCTACAACATGGATGGATCGGTGGGGTTTAAGGCAAAGGAGGTTGATGCGTTCATTGCCAGCTTTAAGGAGCAGTTCCCCCAGTTGCCGGTGCATCGGGTGGATGAGCGATTGACGTCGCAGGTTGCGGGACAGGCATGGTCCGAAAAGGTGAAGCGGGAGCAACGGCGCTCAGGAAAACTCGATTCAAGTGCAGCTGCACTGATCCTGCAGGATTTTCTGGATCAGGAACTTGCGGGATCGGGAAGCTTGGAAGAATGGGAGATGGACCTTGACGATTGA